In the Methanobacterium alcaliphilum genome, GTTGGAATATTATTGTCAATTACATAATCAAAAAAATTATTTACAGCTTCGTGATGTTCATCATAAACCTCTTTTACCCAAGGAACATTATCTATATAGTCTCCTAACGCTTCATCAGGAAATGTCATAGCACCATCCAATAAAATTAGATCTACAGTTTCTTTTTGGTTGTTTATTTCTTTAATAACATCTAAAGCCACATTATACTCTAAATTTCTCATTCTAATAGAATTTACTAAATTAGAATAATAAGGAGGCACTATTTTTACATTTGGTAAATAACGTTCAATTTGTTTGTTGTTCAAATATGCATATGCAGTTGCAATAGTTATTGAAATCGATTCAAATTGTTCCTGATAATTACTTCCATCAACTGCTATAACATTTCTTTTTAAATCGGAGTATTCTGGATTTGCAATATCAATTAATAAATTATCTCTTAATGACTCAGCATCATCTTTCATCTCTCTAAAGACTGCCCTGATTTTATCCATTTCACCAAATCTTTCTTTAAGAGTTTCAGTGATAAATCCCTCAATTCCAGTTTTATATGCCATTTGATACCTCTAATCAAGTAAATTTACAATAAATTGAAGATGAGGATATTCTTTACAAATTGTGTCCTTATTATTTTTTATTAGTGTAATAAGATTTTCAAGGTCTTCAGTTGTAATAAAATCATAATTTGAGAAGTCAAATTTGTCACTAGCCAAATATTTAAAGATGTCTAGCAAAAAATTTTGATTTGTTTCCATTTCATCAATTAAAGCTTTATTTTTAGAACTTATTTCAATTTTATCTTTAAATACCAAATTCAAATCGGATAAATCTTTAATTTTTTTCAATAATTCTTTATATTCACTTTTTTTAAGATTTAGTGGATGAAATAAAATTGGAGTAATAAAATTTTGATTTTTATCAAAAAACCCAACTTTATAATTTCCCATTTCAATTATATCAATATTAATATTGTCTACAATATCCCCAACAAAATCTATTTTATATATTTCATTTTCTAATTGAATATCCTTTTCAATCCATTTATAATCAATATTCGGATGATTTAAAGGAGCACAGAGAAATTTCTTTTTCATATTCTCATTAAATACTTTAAATGGCTTCATTTAAACACCTTTTACTGAATATTTTATATTCATATCTTCTATTTTCTCATGATTATCATAGTACTCTTCTATTAATGTCATGCGTATCAAAAGTCCTGATGGTAATAAAATCTGATTAATAATTTCTTGGGGGTCTTGATTTGATAATTCTGTTTCAGTTTCTATAATTTTTGATACTATGTCTATTAGTTCATCTTCTGAAAAACTTTTATTCGAGTAATTACTTTTGAGATAGAAATTGAGATATTCTCTAGAGTCTAAATTTGAGATATAATCAATATATTCTATTATTCCTTTATTTTCGCTTAGATCAATCTCTTTTTCAATTTTAATAAGATTATCTATTTCAGATTTTTGTAAATTCTTTTGGAGGAATCTTAAGTATGGCTCCAAAATTTCTATTGAATATTTGGCAATATTCGGAATATATTTAAAATGATTTTCAAAATTTTCTAAATCTATATCTATACGATTTATTCTGTTGAGATATTTATCATATCTATTGAAATCTTTAAATTTTCCCATTGAAATTTCATAATCTTCATATAAGATCTTTGTATTGTTAAGATCAGCATAAATTCCATCTGATCGCTTAAAAGAAGAGATTATTGGCTTTATTATAAATAAATCAAAATCACTTAAAATGTTATCAATTAATTTCAATTTGAATGGTGTTATTTGAACATTTTCGTTGTATAACCAATCTTCTAGTTCTATTTCTTTGTCAGAATTTATTTCACCTTTTTTCAGCAATTCAATCTTTATTCTTAAATCGTTTAAATCGGTTTTCACAAAATTAAGATCTTTAATAATGTTTTTATTTAAAATAGACTCTAAAATAAATAATAATTCTTTATCTATATTTTGACTTGAATTAGAATTTATTAGAGGCTTAAGATAATTATTAATATTTTCGAGATTGATTACTTGGAATTTAATAGGATTTTCAAAGTAATATTCATTAATTTTAGATTGTTTTTCCATTCTTTCCAAAAAAGGATAAATATTTACATCTTCAACATTTATTTCTTCAAAACTTTCTTTAAGATCTTTTTCTATACTTTGATATTTTTCACAAATTTTTTCAATTGAATTGTCATCATTTCCCTTAAGATTGTTTAGAATAGAAAATATGTTGTCAAGTTCTGTATTGTAAACTGCTTTTTTGTATAAATCCAGGTTTTGATCATCTAATTCATCAACAATTAATTTCAAATCATTAATATTTCTTTTAATAATTATTTCTTGATCATTTCCCAAAAGTTCAGTTATTTCAGCATTGTTTAGAATTTTAAATATATCATTTAGATAATCTGTGGGTTGAATAAGATAATATTTAGTATCACATTCTTTCAACAATTTTTTTCTTTTTAGGATTTCTGGAATGTAAATTAATGGATCAAATCTTGAGAAATAAGAAAAATATTTTGATAATTCTATTTTTAATTCATCTTTAGTGACTTCATTAGAACCAAATAGTTCTAAAAAGTTAACTTCATATTTTGAAAATTTAGCACCAAGAATTTTTCCATATTCATCAATATGCATAAATTGACTCAAAGATTCTTTTCCTAATTCTTCTAACATTCCATTACCATCAATTCCTAATTTTAATATCTTTGATAGCTTATTATTCAATTCTCCTCTTCTTTTGTCAAGTTCAATCTTCCAAGATGTTTCAATATCTTCTAAAAAGACTTCTTTGAAATTGTTTTCTGGATTACTTTTTTTATTTTTTAAGTTGAATTTTTCTTTAAAACCTGTTAAAGGAATTGTAAAACCTTTTTGGACGGATTCTTGAGTGTATAATTTTATTGATTCTTCTAAAGTGCTTTCAATAGTATAATTGTCGCCTTTTAGTATATTAATTAGTTCTAAACGACTTAATTTATGGAGAAACATTCTATTTTCCATATTTCTAATAATTACCTTCTCTTTAGGTAATTCTTCTATATAATATGGACAAACATAAATTAATGATAAATCAAAGTCAGAATTATGAAGCTCTGATTTAATATCCGAAAAGTATTTGTCAAATTCCACTGACCCATAATCTTTAGAATAGTAAAAAATCGCAATTCGATGTTTAATTTTTCCCTTAACTTTATATAAAACATTTAGATATTCGTATTTTAATCCAATTTTACATTTTTCTAATGAAATTTTTTCAAATTTTTTCTCTGAATTTTCGATTCCTCTATCCATCTTATTTAAAATAGAATAGAATTGATCGACCTTTTCATGAGGTTCCTTTTTAAAATAATCAATAATTATTGGATCTAAACCTGATAAACTAAAGTTATACAATGATTTTAAAAGCTCATCATTTAATCTATATATGATATTAATTTGGAATTGGTTATCTAATGTTCCCTTTAGTTTATCATCCGCAGTATCAAGGAAAATAACCAATTTTTCGCCGTTTAAATAGATTCTATCTTTAGGTAATGTCTTTATATCTGCTAAAAGTTCATTATTTAATTCTAATAATTGGTCCGGACTCAAAATAACACATATTCTTTCACTTATTAAATTTTTTTCTAATAAACTATGTAATGTGGGTTTGATACTATTTATATCAAATTCTTTATTGAAATGCCATCTTGGATTAAATACAAACATATCCCAAAGAGGTTTTTCATCATCTTTTAAAGTATCATATATCTCATGATATTTTTTTATATTAGCCAAATTAACATTTTCACTTAAATCAATGTCAATTTTACCTAACATTATATTTTTAAGAACTTGAAAACTTAATTTTTTTTCTTCTGTTCTCCAAAATTCTATTAATTTGAAAAATAATTGTGAATAAGTTCTTCCATTAAAACGACCTGTTTGGCCTGTTCTTTGTTCATCTAAATGAGGTAATATAGCATAAAAGGCATAAATAAAAGATTCATCAAAAAAGTAATCATATGTTACATTTATTTTTTTTAAATGCTCTTTTATTAGCATATAAGCCATATAATAATCTATATCCTTTAAATCTATTTTAAGAGTTTCTGTTCTCTGTAAAACATCAGTAAATCCGTGTTCTCCCAAAAAAGCCTTGGTGCCGGGATGCATCGCAATACACAATACAAAATTTTTATTATTTAAACCTTCAATTTTATTATCTGAAAACTTCCTAAGAAGATTTAAAAATCTTGCCTGTTCATTAGTTAAAATATTTATATCATTAGTTTCATTTGAAGATAATGTAACATGTTGCATTTCATCTAAAACAACAAATATTCCATCAGTATCATTATTCTCTTGTATTTCTTGGTATTTTAACAAATCTTGTTCTAAGTTTGGAAACTCACTGATGTCATTCTCAAATATGCTTAAATTAGCCCAATCATTGCTGAATTTTTTTTTCAAATAATCCAAGATAGTTGTTTTACCTTGTCCATAATCTCCATAAACATTAATTATTAGTGGCTGGAATCCAATGTTAGATGTAACTATATTTTTGATTTCTTCCAGATTTTTATTATAACCTATTGGATCTATATTAGAATTAGTTCCTAATTGTGGAAATGGATTAATCATAATGATTCCTCCTTTAATTCAATTAATGTGTGTATAGTTGGAATTGGTGGCCTAGGCAAACCAGGGCTAAATTTAAAAAGTTCTTTATTAGTATTAATCTCTAATAATTTATTATATAGATACTCAATTGTTGGAGGATTTCTAGAAGTAATAAAATAGGATGAATAAATTAATAGCTGTTCACATAAGCTTTTTGTAAACAGAATTTTATTTTGATCAAAATTTTCATAGACAAGTTCAAGAAGCTCATTTTCTTTAAAAGTAATCTTGTATTCGTCATTAAGTCTATAAATCTTATTTTCTTTAGATAATATATCTAAACATTCCATAAAATTTAATACATTTTCACCAGATTTCCAGTCATGAATTCTTGTTCCAAAATCATTTGATGCACTAATAACCATAGTTTTTATGAAATCTAACTTATCAAATTCGTAATAATCATTATCTAGAATATAATCAAAAGCATAAGAATAATGAAAAATGTTTTGGTACAAATTAGCGTGAAAAATAAATTTTTTTTTATTCAAATCATTTTCAAAATAGAAATTTTTTCCAATATCTGTTATTTTATATAGATTAGTCCCTCTTGACGGAATTACATTAACAAAGTTTAAATCATCCAATAGTTTCATTACATCTAGTCTTCTTGATTTACTAGCTCCTTTAGGGAAATATTTATTAATAAATCCTGTAGTTCTAGATCCATCTCGTTCTAATCCTCCTAAAACTCCGATAGAATCCTCAAACATAGTTTTTTGGAAAGTTATGGTCCATGTTAATCCTTCAGCCACTTAAAATCCTCCTAATACAATAAATCTAATTTATAATGATTAATTCTCCTTTTTGTGTATTCCCAAAGATGTTTAAGTCCACTTTTCCCAATAGTGGTGTTTAAAAACTTTTCATATTCCAGTTTATCATCTTTAAACTGTTTTGCAATTTTTTCTTCTTGTTCCATAACCCATTTATTATGATGTGTACGTTTTACCCAGTCATATCTCATATTATCCCATCTAATCTTTGCATTTTTTGGTTGGGTTCTACAAATAGGACATTCACAATTTTCAAGTTGATTCATGTCATCTTTATTTAAAAAGTTTTCAATACTATCCCCTTTAGTATTAATTCCAAATTTGGCTTCACCATTTCCACAATATCTTTCACCCTTTTGTGGAAGTATTATTTTACCATAGGCCGCTTTTCTTTTGTAACCTATTGAATCAGTACTTTTTAAGCCACAATATGCTCCAATATGATACATTATGGGAGAAGACCCAAATCCAAAAATATGCACTTGCATATCAAATTTATTTGCAATTTGTTGAGAAGTGATTATGGAATCAATAAAAGCTTTAGAAGGTTGTCTGTCCCCAAAAAATCCTGAAAATTCATCTTTTGCAGTAAGGATACTTCCCAAGGATATATAATCAAAGTCTTTACTATATAACCACTTAACATTATTTTCTAATGAATTACTATCCCAAGCATGTAATGCTGGTACTAAGTCGAGTTTAGTAGCATCAGACCAATATTCAATATTACTCTTAGTTTCAAGCCATCTTTTCCTCATTATAGAATTAGGCATTTCTGGAGTAAATGGATAATCTAAAGGTACAGTAAATGTTGGTTTCAATGTTTCTTGAACATCAAGCACCTTTTCTTTATTTAACAAGGATTTATTAGGATTAGTATTTTTTAAAGCTGAAAAAGCACCATTATCCAAAAATAACTTTTTATATTTATAATTTATTTTTGGATCTTCTTTATTGTAATAATTGATGACACTATCCATAACATAATCGTGTTTTAACTTAATTGATTCGTTAGGAGTTTCTCCAGCCCAAAATTTCATAAAATTTCCTCTAGCGCCTTTTTTAACATCTTTAAATTTTCTGGATAAGTTAAAACCAAATCAGAATCTTTATTTGGGTTAATTGTTTCATTTAAATTTTCATAAACTATATTCAAATCTAAATCGGAACAAGCGTCTTTTAAAGCATTAAAAGATAATGATTTGGTTCTAAGGTAAGATAAATAACCTTTATATTCATGTTTTTTAAGGTATTTGTGTATCCTGGCTCGGGTAGTTTCATAATATCTAATCTGTATATCATCAGATTCTGCTAGTGGATTCCAATCATAGGCATTAAATGGGTACTTATCAGAAAATTCATAAGGTATAATCCCTGCATTTGATATAACTAATCGATGAATATCATTTTTATAAACATCCAAAACTTCATTAAATAATCTATGAATCGGAGAATTAATATAAGGTTTAATGGCAGCACAAGGTATGAAAACTGCTAATTTATTTTCTGGAGGTAAATAATCATTTATAAACCATTTTTGCCATTTTTCAAAATGTGGGTGCATAAGCTGTTGTTCTGTAGTACCATTAAGTCCGATGTAATCTGTTTCTTTGAATTTAGGATATCCCATTTAGAACACCTTTAGGAGTAAATAAATATTTTGCATAACCGTTATAATCTTTCAAGTTGCATTTTGCTACAATTACGTTATCTTTGATTTTTTCATTCCATTGAAAATTCATTTCAATATTGTTTGATAATTTAGATGCATTAATAAGTGGCTTAATTATTTCATAATCATATACTGAATTATTTGATAATGTTTTATTCTCTTCAAAAGATGTTTTGGAGGGTATTATTAATTTAGTACTACCTAACTCACTTAAAGACTCAATACTTAGTTCATTACTTTCAACACGCACATGTAAATCATTTTTAAATTTTGAAAGTAAGTTAAGACCATGAAACATTTTTTCGCCTGAAATATTAAACACAATTTTCTCATTTGATGGTGGGAAACCTATGAATCCGTCTAAATATGAACTCAATATGGATTTAAATTTTATATCTTCATAAATGACTTTTACAGATAGACTTTCATCTTCAAATTCCAAATTAACAATGCTTCCATTTTCTACAGCATCCATAATATCATAAAATAGTTTTCCAGTTCTAAGTGAAAATTTTTGTTTTTTTTCTTTGGAAGAATGAGTTATTGTTTCTTCTTTTAGGAGCATCAAGTCCAATAGAACTGTTCTTTCTTTGTTAATAGTTGAAAAATGAAGATTATTCTTTGAATTTTTAGTGTGTATATATACACTTTCTCTAGAGATTTGTTTTAGTAAACCCAATACTCTTTTTAGAGTAGTTATTTGCTCAAAATGCAATTCAATACCTCTTTTAAAAAATATATCAATTAATATAATATTATATATTATTGGTGTTTTATTTAATGTATAAAGTTGACTATGGAAAATTTTTAGATAAATATATATATTTCTTAAATAAATATATATTTAAAATACATATATCATAATTACAATACTTTTAGATTTTATAATTGATTTAATTTTATTTACTCTTAAAACAAGATTTTTAATTTTACTTATAAATTTAGTGTCACTCAGGGAAGTAATATGATTATATTATCATTGATGGTTTGATTATAATTGAATAATTGAATTATAATGCTCTGTTTGATTATGGGCAAATGAAATCATCATAATTTCATTATTGCATGGATTTTTAATTTAGTTCATACATAACTACATCAACACACATTTACATACTAAAAATACTTTTAAATAATTCCAATTTCATATATTATAGTATGAATTTAATACAAATCCAACACCATATAAATAAACAAAAAAACATTCTATTCTACTATAAAGATGTCCACGAAATATATAAACAATTAAAATCAGATCACTTATGTGTATTCTTCAATGAACCAAATACCATAAAAATTAGGCTCATTGAATGCATTGAAACAATTGTCCAGCAAAAAGAACCATCACTCAAGAAATTTACTGCTGCAGAACTAATTAAAATACTCTTTATCAAATTACATTCTAATTACTTAATCATACTTTTTAATAATTTCCATTTATTAAATCGAAGAACAGTTTCTGCATTTTAGGAGTTAGATCGTCAAAAAAATATTAGTTTTATTTGTAGTTTTTGTGAGGATTTTAAAGAGGAAGAATTAAAAAATAATTGATTAATCTTTAATTTGAGATAATGCATCATTCAAGAAATCTTCAATTTTTTCTTCATTATCTTCCGATTTTCCAGGTGTGAGTGGGAAAGCCCCTACTGAAGGAATACATTTATTTTCAATTTCCTCAAATATTTCTGATAAATCTCCGGGATAAAGAACATAAGCCCCTAAACTATTAGAAATCGCATCTTTATAGGTGTGCATTTTACAAATATCTTCCGTTTTATATTCACGATATATCTCTTCATCATCTTTATTTTCTAGATCAAAAGAATTAAGTGTCTTGAAGTAATTTAAAATTTTCTTTTTAAATTTATATTTAGCATCAAAATGAAGAAGACGTTCTTTATGGCCATATTTGATAATTAATGTATAATCTGGTTTTAGTGGTATAGAAAATGCATTAAAACGTGATTTTTTAGAAAAACGTCCACCATAAACTGCTCTAATTTTAATTGGTTTATCATTATAAATCCAATTAAATTCTTGAGCATTTGATATTCCTTTCTTAAGACTAATGGACCAGTCATTCAAATTAACTTTATAAACTTCTTCAAACTTCAATGTTTTATTACTTAACTCACTTAAAACATTTAAGAGCTTGATATAACACCAGTATTCATATAATTCACTTAATTTTCTCTCATATCCTTCTAAAGTATCTTCAATATCTTCCCATTTCAGTCTAAAAGCAAATTCAAAATAAATATAATATTTGAAGATCTCCCTGTAACCTTCTTTTTTTTGCATTATCTGGGAATTCATAGGAATATATTTTAAAGGACCAATATCCATTAACCATCGATCAGAAAGATAATTTTGGATTTTTTTCAGGAATATTTGGAGTTTATCTTTGATATTACCCTCATCTGCTCTAGAAATCAGATCATATATTAATTTATCTACTGATTCTAAAAAATACTTCAAAAGCCTGTTTTCAGGGGTGTCTAAAGTATCTTCAAAGAAATCATGATTAATAGAATCAAGTATATGCTCCTTCATTTCTGCAGGCCAGCTATGGGGTATTTGTTCAGCTTTAGATAAATTTTCAGCTTTAGAAACTATATCTATTAACTCCGAAGGCCCAATATTATGGGCAAATGCTGTGGGGACATTTTCAGAATATTTTTCTAATTTAGAATGGGGATTTTGTTTGATGAATTCATAAACAAATGGCAAATTTTCTTCTCTAAAAAGATATTCTAAGAACATGAATTCTTCATAAAGTGTTTCTTTTTTGTCATGTCCAAAATCAAAACGCTGCAGAAGAGGGGCATTCTGTTCAAATATCATTCCGGATGCCACTTCTGCTAGATCTGCAATCATGGCATCGTACTGTTTATAATAACCTATTTTTTTGGAACGAACCTCAAATGGATATTTTTTAGATTTTATTCCATTTACTTCAAAATCAAAAAATGATTTGCCAGCATAACTTCTAAAATTTAAACTGGCTCTGTATGGATTATACTCATCATCCGAATGTTCCAGAACGAAATTTTGCTGACTAACTAACGAAGGCAAAACTTTAATTTTAGATATTGATGATTTAGGTAGGAAATTCAATTTATAATATGTTTCTTCCAAAAGTACCATGGAAGAAATATTTTCTATATCTTCTTTAATGAAAAATTGAATGGGAGTTTCATCATCTAATTCTTTAACTTTTTCCACATTTTTATAGAAAATGCCATTATCCTTAAAAATAGGGTTAATTATATCTGACTTAGATTCAGCCCTGATTTCTAGCTTTCCCAGTTTTTTAGAGCCAGATTCGTTCTCAATATCTATAGAAACCAATTGGTAAGTCATGAAATTCACCTAATTGATAAAGGCGACGTATCTTTGTTCATAAAGAACTTTATCCATTTCACTCAGTTTAAGAGCAGCAGTAGGATATTTGGCTTGTGCAAGTTGCTCACTATTAAATATACGAGGATCTAAATCTGTCGATTCACCATAACAAATTTTAAAAAGAGATTTTATGGGCTCTTGCATGGTTCTCTGAGATCCATGTAATTTAGGGAGCATTTTCTGTTTTATTTGGGCATCAAAGTACCTTTCCCAGTTTTCCCACTTGTCAAGTTTTCCCTCGTATTTCCAGGCCACATACATAAAACGTATTATTTCATTAACCACTCTAAATCCAAAGTCAAAACCGGCTTTTTTAAGTTCATTATAAATATTATTTATTTCTCTGGATATTACATCCCATAACGTTTGATTGTCTTTTGTTTTAATATTCTTCATTAATTCTTGTAATTCATCAATGGAAGAATTTCTGGATTTAAGATCAGATAATGGATTTTCCAGATATTCAATATCTCCAGAAGGTTCTGGACTTTTAGATTGGTTTTTCATGAATTTTAAGGGGTTGAGTGTTAAAAATTCAATAGTGTTGGCTCGATCTAAGACTTTAGGGCTGAACATGTAGGTGGTTTCATC is a window encoding:
- a CDS encoding DUF5591 domain-containing protein, which gives rise to MGYPKFKETDYIGLNGTTEQQLMHPHFEKWQKWFINDYLPPENKLAVFIPCAAIKPYINSPIHRLFNEVLDVYKNDIHRLVISNAGIIPYEFSDKYPFNAYDWNPLAESDDIQIRYYETTRARIHKYLKKHEYKGYLSYLRTKSLSFNALKDACSDLDLNIVYENLNETINPNKDSDLVLTYPENLKMLKKALEEIL
- a CDS encoding DUF2357 domain-containing protein, which encodes MTYQLVSIDIENESGSKKLGKLEIRAESKSDIINPIFKDNGIFYKNVEKVKELDDETPIQFFIKEDIENISSMVLLEETYYKLNFLPKSSISKIKVLPSLVSQQNFVLEHSDDEYNPYRASLNFRSYAGKSFFDFEVNGIKSKKYPFEVRSKKIGYYKQYDAMIADLAEVASGMIFEQNAPLLQRFDFGHDKKETLYEEFMFLEYLFREENLPFVYEFIKQNPHSKLEKYSENVPTAFAHNIGPSELIDIVSKAENLSKAEQIPHSWPAEMKEHILDSINHDFFEDTLDTPENRLLKYFLESVDKLIYDLISRADEGNIKDKLQIFLKKIQNYLSDRWLMDIGPLKYIPMNSQIMQKKEGYREIFKYYIYFEFAFRLKWEDIEDTLEGYERKLSELYEYWCYIKLLNVLSELSNKTLKFEEVYKVNLNDWSISLKKGISNAQEFNWIYNDKPIKIRAVYGGRFSKKSRFNAFSIPLKPDYTLIIKYGHKERLLHFDAKYKFKKKILNYFKTLNSFDLENKDDEEIYREYKTEDICKMHTYKDAISNSLGAYVLYPGDLSEIFEEIENKCIPSVGAFPLTPGKSEDNEEKIEDFLNDALSQIKD